One Brachybacterium aquaticum genomic region harbors:
- a CDS encoding phosphatidate cytidylyltransferase — MTASPSDPTATTASPTGEAVAPVPGPDGAVTTADGTTTADGTTTADGTAAPGGTAAGDTAHAKRRGPGRNLPAAIAVGAGLGAVLLISVFVIPQLFPVMVAAAMVLAVLELTRALSHGGLRVPPVPLLVGVIGMVVSTVVFGAEGLLVSTAAAVCVLILWRVSESMGLTALRDVAGGVFSLAWVPFLGCFLLLLFQREQGEMLVLLAVLGPVGNDIGGYIAGVLFGKHPMAPSISPKKSWEGFVGSLLLGTAAVVAVVVLALDMTWWVGVVIGVVLVVVSTCGDLSESLLKRDLGIKDMGHLLPGHGGVLDRVDSILLAAPTTYVMLEVLLP, encoded by the coding sequence GTGACCGCCTCCCCGTCGGACCCCACCGCGACGACCGCCTCGCCCACCGGCGAGGCGGTCGCTCCCGTGCCCGGCCCGGACGGCGCGGTCACCACGGCCGACGGCACCACCACGGCCGACGGCACCACCACGGCCGACGGCACCGCCGCGCCCGGTGGCACCGCCGCAGGCGACACCGCCCACGCGAAGCGCCGCGGCCCCGGTCGGAACCTGCCCGCCGCGATCGCGGTGGGCGCCGGCCTCGGGGCCGTGCTGCTGATCTCGGTGTTCGTCATCCCGCAGCTGTTCCCCGTCATGGTGGCGGCGGCGATGGTGCTCGCTGTGCTCGAGCTGACGAGGGCCCTGTCCCACGGCGGACTGCGAGTCCCGCCCGTCCCGCTGCTGGTGGGCGTGATCGGGATGGTCGTCTCCACCGTCGTGTTCGGCGCGGAGGGGCTGCTGGTGTCCACTGCCGCCGCGGTGTGCGTGCTGATCCTGTGGCGCGTCAGCGAGTCGATGGGCCTGACCGCCCTGCGGGACGTCGCCGGGGGCGTGTTCTCCCTGGCCTGGGTGCCGTTCCTGGGCTGCTTCCTGCTGCTGCTGTTCCAGCGCGAGCAGGGCGAGATGCTGGTGCTCCTGGCCGTGCTCGGCCCCGTCGGCAACGACATCGGCGGCTACATCGCCGGCGTCCTGTTCGGCAAGCACCCCATGGCCCCGAGCATCAGCCCCAAGAAGAGCTGGGAGGGCTTCGTCGGCTCCCTCCTGCTCGGCACCGCCGCGGTCGTCGCCGTCGTCGTCCTCGCCCTGGACATGACCTGGTGGGTCGGCGTCGTGATCGGTGTGGTCCTCGTGGTCGTCTCCACCTGCGGCGACCTCTCCGAATCCCTGCTCAAGCGCGACCTGGGCATCAAGGACATGGGGCACCTGCTGCCCGGCCACGGGGGCGTGCTGGACCGGGTCGACTCGATCCTCCTGGCCGCCCCCACCACCTACGTCATGCTGGAGGTCCTGCTGCCATGA
- the frr gene encoding ribosome recycling factor, which translates to MSDDTASILKDAQAKMSKTVEVTKDEFTAIRTGRANAAMFQGIMVEYYGAPTPLNQLASLQFPEARTVLVTPYDKSATSAVETALRESDLGVNPTNNGDNLRVVLPALTEERRKEYVKLARNKAEDGRVAVRGSRGNAKKAIEKLVKDKEIGEDEGTRAEKELEAVTKKFIEQVDEALAAKETELETI; encoded by the coding sequence GTGAGCGACGACACCGCGAGCATCCTGAAGGACGCCCAGGCCAAGATGTCCAAGACCGTCGAGGTCACCAAGGACGAGTTCACCGCGATCCGCACCGGTCGGGCGAACGCCGCGATGTTCCAGGGCATCATGGTCGAGTACTACGGCGCCCCCACCCCGCTGAACCAGCTGGCCTCCCTCCAGTTCCCCGAGGCCCGCACCGTGCTGGTCACGCCCTACGACAAGTCCGCGACCTCGGCCGTCGAGACCGCGCTGCGCGAGTCGGACCTGGGCGTGAACCCCACCAACAACGGCGACAACCTGCGCGTGGTCCTGCCCGCCCTCACCGAGGAGCGCCGCAAGGAGTACGTCAAGCTCGCCCGTAACAAGGCCGAGGACGGCCGTGTCGCGGTGCGCGGCTCGCGCGGCAACGCCAAGAAGGCCATCGAGAAGCTGGTCAAGGACAAGGAGATCGGCGAGGACGAGGGCACCCGCGCCGAGAAGGAGCTCGAGGCCGTCACCAAGAAGTTCATCGAGCAGGTCGACGAGGCGCTGGCCGCCAAGGAGACCGAGCTCGAGACCATCTGA
- the pyrH gene encoding UMP kinase produces MTQTFTSPIPVLPKRQDGRRVLLKLSGEAFGGGAVGVDPDVVSRIAGEIAEGVAQGIQCAIVVGGGNFFRGAELSQRGMDRRRADYMGMLGTVMNCLALQDFLEQRGVSTRVQTAIEMGQVAEPYIPLRAVRHLEKGRVVIFGAGAGMPYFSTDTVAVQRALEIGCEEVLMAKNGVDGVYDSDPRKNPDAKKLEHVSYGEALQKGLKVVDSTAFSLCMDNAQQMMVFGLDQEGNITRAMRGERIGTVVTK; encoded by the coding sequence ATGACCCAGACGTTCACGTCCCCCATCCCCGTTCTCCCCAAGAGGCAGGACGGACGTCGCGTCCTCCTGAAGCTCTCGGGCGAGGCCTTCGGCGGCGGCGCCGTGGGCGTCGACCCCGATGTCGTCTCCCGCATCGCCGGCGAGATCGCCGAGGGCGTCGCCCAGGGGATCCAGTGCGCGATCGTCGTCGGCGGCGGCAACTTCTTCCGCGGCGCGGAGCTGTCCCAGCGCGGCATGGACCGCCGCCGCGCCGACTACATGGGCATGCTCGGCACCGTCATGAACTGCCTGGCCCTCCAGGACTTCCTCGAGCAGCGCGGCGTCTCCACCCGCGTGCAGACCGCGATCGAGATGGGCCAGGTCGCCGAGCCGTACATCCCCCTGCGCGCCGTGCGCCACCTCGAGAAGGGCCGCGTGGTCATCTTCGGCGCCGGCGCAGGCATGCCCTACTTCTCCACCGACACGGTCGCCGTGCAGCGCGCCCTCGAGATCGGCTGCGAGGAGGTGCTCATGGCGAAGAACGGTGTGGACGGCGTGTACGACTCCGACCCCCGCAAGAACCCCGACGCCAAGAAGCTCGAGCACGTCTCCTACGGGGAGGCGCTCCAGAAGGGCCTCAAGGTCGTCGACTCCACCGCCTTCAGCCTGTGCATGGACAACGCGCAGCAGATGATGGTGTTCGGGCTCGACCAGGAGGGCAACATCACCCGCGCCATGCGCGGCGAGCGGATCGGCACCGTCGTCACCAAGTGA
- the tsf gene encoding translation elongation factor Ts, with amino-acid sequence MANYTAADIKEIRESTGAGMLDVKKALDEADGDKAKAVEIIRVKGLKGIAKREGRTASEGLIAVDIRDTEGGQTGTLVEINSETDFVAKNEKFVALGDEAVAAAVESGATEPAELADTPFGEALTNAGATMGEKIEVRRIGRVSGEVVTDYMHRTNKDLPPQVGVLVATDKAGAEVARDIAMHIAAFTPSYLSRDEVPADVVENERRIAQETAENEGKPEKAIPKIVEGRLTGFYKENVLLDQAFAKDTKKSVGQVVEEVGGTVTGFVRFRVGS; translated from the coding sequence ATGGCCAACTACACGGCAGCAGACATCAAGGAGATCCGCGAGTCCACCGGCGCGGGCATGCTCGACGTCAAGAAGGCGCTCGACGAGGCCGACGGCGACAAGGCGAAGGCCGTGGAGATCATCCGCGTCAAGGGTCTGAAGGGCATCGCCAAGCGCGAGGGCCGCACCGCCTCCGAGGGCCTCATCGCCGTCGACATCCGCGACACCGAGGGCGGCCAGACCGGCACCCTGGTCGAGATCAACTCCGAGACCGACTTCGTGGCCAAGAACGAGAAGTTCGTGGCCCTGGGCGACGAGGCCGTGGCCGCCGCCGTCGAGTCCGGCGCCACCGAGCCGGCCGAGCTCGCCGACACCCCCTTCGGCGAGGCGCTCACCAACGCCGGCGCCACCATGGGCGAGAAGATCGAGGTGCGCCGCATCGGCCGCGTCTCCGGCGAGGTCGTCACCGACTACATGCACCGCACCAACAAGGACCTGCCCCCGCAGGTCGGCGTGCTCGTCGCCACCGACAAGGCCGGCGCCGAGGTCGCGCGCGACATCGCGATGCACATCGCTGCGTTCACCCCCTCCTACCTCTCCCGCGACGAGGTCCCCGCCGACGTGGTGGAGAACGAGCGCCGCATCGCCCAGGAGACCGCGGAGAACGAGGGCAAGCCCGAGAAGGCGATCCCCAAGATCGTCGAGGGGCGCCTCACCGGCTTCTACAAGGAGAACGTCCTGCTCGACCAGGCGTTCGCCAAGGACACCAAGAAGTCGGTCGGCCAGGTCGTGGAGGAGGTCGGCGGCACCGTCACCGGCTTCGTCCGCTTCCGCGTCGGCTCCTGA
- the rpsB gene encoding 30S ribosomal protein S2: protein MAVVTMRQLLESGVHFGHQTRRWNPKVRRFIFTERNGIYIVDLMQTLSYIDKAYDFVKQTVAHGGTILFVGTKKQAQESVQEQATRVGMPYVNQRWLGGMLTNLQTVSARVNRLKELEQIDFDDVASSGRTKKELLMMRREKDKLEKTLGGIRDMAKAPSALWVVDTNKEHLAVDEAQKLNIPVVAILDTNCDPDEITYPIPGNDDAIRSVTLLTRVVADAVAAGLQERHAKSTGGEKNVSAVDAEPLAEWEQELLKQSEVQSQDAPAEESVAAAEEKPAEETPAAESTEESTSEETSTEAPAAE from the coding sequence ATGGCAGTCGTCACCATGCGCCAGCTCCTGGAGAGCGGCGTCCACTTCGGTCACCAGACCCGTCGTTGGAACCCGAAGGTCCGTCGCTTCATCTTCACCGAGCGCAACGGCATCTACATCGTCGACCTCATGCAGACCCTGTCGTACATCGACAAGGCCTACGACTTCGTCAAGCAGACCGTCGCCCACGGCGGCACCATCCTGTTCGTCGGCACCAAGAAGCAGGCGCAGGAGTCCGTGCAGGAGCAGGCCACCCGCGTGGGCATGCCCTACGTGAACCAGCGCTGGCTGGGCGGCATGCTCACCAACCTGCAGACCGTCTCCGCGCGCGTGAACCGCCTCAAGGAGCTCGAGCAGATCGACTTCGACGATGTGGCCTCCTCCGGCCGCACCAAGAAGGAGCTGCTGATGATGCGCCGCGAGAAGGACAAGCTCGAGAAGACCCTCGGCGGCATCCGCGACATGGCCAAGGCCCCCTCCGCCCTGTGGGTCGTGGACACCAACAAGGAGCACCTCGCCGTCGACGAGGCCCAGAAGCTGAACATCCCGGTCGTCGCGATCCTGGACACCAACTGCGATCCCGACGAGATCACCTACCCGATCCCGGGCAACGACGACGCGATCCGCTCCGTCACCCTCCTCACCCGCGTGGTCGCCGACGCCGTGGCCGCCGGTCTGCAGGAGCGCCACGCCAAGTCCACCGGCGGCGAGAAGAACGTCTCCGCCGTGGACGCCGAGCCGCTGGCCGAGTGGGAGCAGGAGCTGCTGAAGCAGTCCGAGGTCCAGTCGCAGGACGCCCCCGCCGAGGAGTCCGTGGCCGCCGCCGAGGAGAAGCCCGCCGAGGAGACCCCCGCCGCGGAGTCCACCGAGGAGAGCACCTCCGAGGAGACCTCCACCGAGGCCCCCGCCGCCGAGTGA
- a CDS encoding murein hydrolase activator EnvC family protein has product MVPSSSTPPPSPSSRSSRSHRVAAARLLVALLLGVALLAGAPGPAWGEGTADGGTADGGATAAGARWQWPLPPPHRVVAGFEAPAHRYGPGHRGIDVAAAAGTPVRAVEGGVVRFSGQLAGRGVVSVMHADGLISTFEPVTGQVAAGDAVTTGQLLGVMEGAERSHCPGTGCLHLGARRGAEYLDPMLLLGARGPSVLLPWAGVGPAVLGPRGASAA; this is encoded by the coding sequence ATGGTCCCATCCTCGAGCACTCCCCCGCCGTCGCCCTCGTCCCGGTCGTCCCGGTCGCACCGCGTCGCCGCGGCGCGGCTCCTGGTCGCACTGTTGCTCGGAGTCGCGCTCCTCGCGGGCGCGCCCGGTCCGGCCTGGGGCGAGGGAACGGCCGACGGGGGCACGGCCGACGGGGGCGCGACCGCCGCGGGGGCGCGCTGGCAGTGGCCACTGCCGCCTCCGCACCGGGTGGTGGCGGGCTTCGAGGCGCCCGCGCACCGGTACGGGCCGGGACATCGCGGGATCGACGTGGCCGCAGCGGCGGGCACGCCGGTGCGCGCGGTGGAGGGCGGGGTGGTGCGGTTCAGCGGGCAGCTCGCCGGGCGCGGGGTGGTCTCGGTAATGCACGCCGACGGGCTGATCTCCACCTTCGAGCCGGTGACCGGGCAGGTGGCGGCCGGGGACGCAGTCACGACGGGGCAGCTGCTCGGGGTGATGGAGGGTGCGGAGCGCTCGCACTGCCCGGGCACGGGGTGCCTGCACCTGGGCGCGCGGCGCGGCGCGGAGTACCTCGACCCGATGCTGCTGCTCGGGGCGCGCGGGCCGAGCGTGCTGCTGCCCTGGGCGGGGGTGGGCCCTGCGGTGCTCGGGCCTCGCGGGGCGAGCGCTGCCTGA